One Spinacia oleracea cultivar Varoflay chromosome 4, BTI_SOV_V1, whole genome shotgun sequence DNA segment encodes these proteins:
- the LOC110780811 gene encoding expansin-A23-like yields MVRFLPFLYYCFFAITLTLSLSCQAANDKWVTDAHATFYGDMKGGETMYGACGYKDLYTQGYGLETAALSTALFNNGSACGSCYEIQCMNSKWCKPNKNTIKITATNFCPPNYTKTVDIWCNPPQKHFDLSLKMFLTIAEYKAGIVPVRFRRVPCVRKGGLKFLLQGNQGWYLVLVFNVGGVGNIVDVKIKPSNSKIWMQMTRNWGQNWQFTRNLIGQSLSFQVTTSDGKMVQSDNVVPANWQFGQTFEGSKNF; encoded by the exons ATGGTTAGATTTCTTCCATTTTTGTATTATTGTTTCTTCGCTATTACACTGACACTGTCTTTAAGTTGTCAAGCCGCCAACGACAAGTGGGTGACGGATGCCCATGCCACATTTTATGGTGATATGAAAGGAGGCGAGACTATGT atgGTGCTTGTGGGTATAAAGATCTATATACACAAGGTTACGGCCTTGAAACAGCAGCATTAAGCACAGCGTTATTCAACAATGGATCGGCATGTGGATCATGTTATGAAATACAATGCATGAACTCCAAATGGTGCAAACCCAACAAAAATACTATTAAGATCACTGCCACAAACTTTTGCCCTCCTAACTACACAAAAACAGTCGATATTTGGTGTAATCCTCCTCAAAAACACTTCGATTTATCACTTAAGATGTTCTTAACAATTGCGGAATACAAAGCCGGGATTGTTCCTGTACGATTTCGCCGAGTTCCTTGTGTTAGGAAGGGTGGCTTGAAATTCCTACTACAAGGGAATCAAGGTTGGTACCTTGTACTAGTGTTTAATGTTGGAGGTGTTGGAAATATTGTTGATGTTAAGATTAAGCCGTCTAATTCCAAAATTTGGATGCAAATGACGCGTAATTGGGGGCAAAATTGGCAATTTACGCGAAATTTGATAGGCCAAAGTTTGTCATTCCAAGTGACAACTAGTGATGGTAAAATGGTGCAGTCCGATAACGTCGTACCGGCTAATTGGCAATTTGGCCAAACATTTGAAGGCAGCAAAAACTTCTAA
- the LOC110798823 gene encoding uncharacterized protein: protein MNQNHPTNSNEEDEQVEKLIQTLPRVSLRGSSFKMIEYEGFYYYNEDDIPTLTNAINFQKHFVARDTDIFIISPAKTDSGCRILYICRSCFDTLTSFVEVGMPFSPQEENDGIIQQIIY, encoded by the exons ATGAATCAAAATCATCCAACAAACTCAAATGAAGAAGATGAACAAGTTGAAAAGCTAATACAAACCCTTCCAAGAGTTTCCTTGAGAGGCTCCTCTTTTAAAATGATAGAGTATGAAGGTTTCTACTACTACAACGAAGATGATATTCCTACCTTAACCAAtgcaatcaactttcaaaaacaCTTTGTTGCTCGTGACACCGATATCTTCATTATTAGTCCGGCGAAAACAG ATTCCGGGTGTCGGATTTTGTACATTTGTCGAAGCTGTTTTGACACACTCACATCATTTGTCGAAGTTGGCATGCCATTTTCTCCCCAGGAGGAAAATGATGGTATCATACAACAAATTATATATTGA
- the LOC110798822 gene encoding uncharacterized protein isoform X2 gives MMLAYLKNQLFYFSILFWNLFICVVFCGSSVNPAAFQQQVLRDSNLMAQLFQLGSREREEFLRHVNKEIDIYNTMVEKEGTDGEADSLKAYKAAREESDQAAEVDVGDEVSSALVDRVDVMLQKLEKEIDDVDAKISDRWQLLDSSLSMEWVFKEENLPSNLMVMC, from the exons atgatGTTGGCCTATCTTAAAAACCAACTGTTTTATTTTAGCATCTTATTTTGGAATCTGTTTATTTGTGTTGTGTTCTGTGGGTCTTCTGTAAACCCTGCTGCTTTTCAGCAGCAAGTTCTCCGTGATTCTAATCTGATGGCCCAATTGTTTCAG TTAGGTAGCAGGGAACGTGAGGAGTTCTTGAGGCATGTCAATAAAGAG ATAGATATATATAATACCATGGTTGAGAAGGAGGGTACAGATGGTGAAGCAGATTCTCTGAAGGCCTATAAGGCTGCTCGAGAAGAAAGTGATCAAGCTGCTGAAGTGGATGTTGGGGACGAGGTCTCATCAGCGCTCGTAGACCGG GTCGATGTAATGCTTCAGAAACTGGAAAAAGAAATTGATGATGTGGATGCCAAAATTAGTGACCGCTGGCAGCTTCTTGACAG TTCTTTGAGCATGGAATGGGTGTTTAAAGAAGAGAACTTGCCGTCAAACTTGATGGTCATGTGCTGA